A window from Variovorax sp. PBL-E5 encodes these proteins:
- the ftsW gene encoding putative lipid II flippase FtsW yields the protein MNTATAAAATPNKTGRFNGWFSRAKSSIDALPMHLPVRLGNAGMTQTKAAPMRVLGFDQALVWVTVALLAWGLVMVYSASIALPDNPRFARAGYGPAFFLTRHLASIVIAFIAGLLTFQIPMKTWERAAPWLFVASLLLLVVVLIPHIGINVNGARRWLPLGFMRFQPSELAKLAMILYAASYMVRKMEIKERFFRAVLPMGIAVVVVGMLVMAEPDMGAFMVIAVIAMGILFLGGVNARMFFVIATLVVVAFASIVASSSWRRERIFAYLDPWTEEHALGKGYQLSHSLIAIGRGEIFGVGLGGSVEKLHWLPEAHTDFLLAVIGEEFGLVGVLLAIGLFLWLTRRIMHIGRQAIALDRVFSGLVAQGVGVWMGFQAFINMGVNLGALPTKGLTLPLMSFGGSAILMNVIALAIVLRIDYENRVLMRGGRL from the coding sequence ATGAACACCGCCACCGCCGCCGCTGCGACGCCCAACAAGACCGGCCGCTTCAACGGCTGGTTCAGCCGCGCCAAGAGCAGCATCGATGCGCTGCCCATGCACCTGCCCGTGCGCCTCGGCAACGCCGGCATGACGCAGACCAAGGCGGCGCCGATGCGCGTGCTCGGCTTCGATCAGGCACTCGTGTGGGTCACGGTCGCGCTCCTGGCCTGGGGCCTCGTGATGGTGTACTCGGCCTCGATCGCGCTGCCGGACAACCCGCGCTTCGCGCGCGCCGGCTACGGCCCCGCCTTCTTCCTCACGCGGCACCTGGCGTCGATCGTGATCGCCTTCATCGCCGGCCTTTTGACTTTCCAGATCCCGATGAAGACCTGGGAACGCGCCGCGCCCTGGCTCTTCGTCGCTTCGCTGCTGCTGCTGGTGGTGGTGCTGATTCCGCACATCGGCATCAACGTCAACGGCGCGCGCCGCTGGCTGCCGCTCGGCTTCATGCGCTTCCAGCCGTCGGAGCTGGCCAAGCTGGCGATGATTCTCTACGCCGCCAGCTACATGGTGCGCAAGATGGAAATCAAGGAGCGCTTCTTCCGCGCCGTGCTGCCGATGGGCATCGCGGTCGTGGTGGTCGGCATGCTGGTGATGGCGGAACCCGACATGGGCGCCTTCATGGTGATCGCGGTGATCGCCATGGGCATCCTGTTCCTCGGCGGCGTCAATGCCCGCATGTTCTTCGTCATCGCGACGCTGGTGGTGGTCGCCTTCGCCTCGATCGTGGCATCGAGCTCATGGCGGCGCGAGCGGATCTTCGCCTACCTCGACCCGTGGACCGAGGAGCATGCGCTCGGCAAGGGCTACCAGCTGTCGCACTCGCTGATCGCGATCGGCCGCGGCGAGATCTTCGGTGTCGGCCTCGGCGGCAGCGTCGAGAAGCTGCACTGGCTGCCCGAGGCGCACACCGACTTTCTGCTTGCCGTGATCGGCGAGGAATTCGGCCTCGTCGGCGTGCTGCTCGCGATCGGCCTGTTCCTCTGGCTCACGCGCCGCATCATGCACATCGGCCGCCAGGCGATCGCGCTCGACCGCGTGTTCTCCGGCCTCGTGGCGCAGGGCGTCGGCGTGTGGATGGGCTTCCAGGCCTTCATCAACATGGGCGTCAACCTGGGTGCCTTGCCGACCAAGGGCCTGACCCTGCCGCTGATGAGCTTCGGCGGTTCGGCGATCCTGATGAACGTGATCGCACTGGCGATCGTGCTGCGCATCGACTACGAGAACCGCGTGCTGATGCGTGGGGGCCGGCTATGA